Proteins encoded within one genomic window of Sphingomonas sp. KRR8:
- the queG gene encoding tRNA epoxyqueuosine(34) reductase QueG — protein MHDSASLKEAIRTEAERLGFVSCGFARADAVPEAGERLKAWIAAGRHGSMAWMEDRAEQRAHPQGLWPEAKSVIALAMSYAPAEDPRALAAEPERARISVYAQGGDYHKTVKKALKALARFIVDAVPSELKVFVDTAPVMEKPLSAAAGIGWQGKHTNLLSRTHGNWLFLGVIFTELELEPDPPAEEHCGSCTRCLAACPTDAFDGPRRIDARRCISYLTIEHSGSIPHEFRAAMGNRIYGCDDCLAACPWNRFARQAQANMAFLPRAELAAPRLSDLLALDEAAFRQLFAGSPIKRIGVKRFLRNCLTAAGNSGDARLLGRVEALLDDADPVVAEAAEWARARLQSFQPMTSATA, from the coding sequence GTGCATGACTCGGCAAGCCTTAAGGAAGCGATACGGACCGAAGCCGAACGTCTCGGCTTCGTTTCGTGCGGCTTCGCCAGGGCGGATGCAGTGCCAGAGGCGGGCGAGCGTCTGAAGGCCTGGATCGCCGCCGGCCGACACGGCAGCATGGCCTGGATGGAGGATCGCGCGGAGCAGCGGGCCCATCCTCAAGGACTGTGGCCCGAAGCGAAGAGCGTCATTGCCCTGGCGATGAGCTATGCGCCCGCCGAGGACCCGCGCGCGCTGGCTGCGGAGCCTGAGCGCGCCCGGATCAGCGTCTATGCGCAGGGGGGCGACTATCACAAGACGGTCAAGAAGGCCCTGAAGGCGCTCGCCCGCTTCATCGTCGACGCCGTCCCGTCCGAACTCAAGGTGTTTGTCGACACCGCCCCAGTGATGGAAAAGCCGCTGTCCGCTGCGGCTGGTATCGGTTGGCAGGGCAAGCACACCAACCTGCTCAGCCGCACCCACGGCAACTGGCTGTTCCTGGGTGTCATCTTCACCGAGCTGGAGCTGGAGCCGGACCCGCCCGCAGAGGAGCATTGCGGCAGCTGCACCCGCTGCCTGGCCGCCTGTCCGACGGACGCGTTCGACGGCCCGCGCAGGATCGATGCCCGGCGCTGCATCTCCTACCTCACGATCGAGCATAGCGGATCGATCCCGCACGAGTTTCGGGCGGCGATGGGCAATCGCATCTATGGCTGCGACGACTGCCTTGCCGCCTGCCCGTGGAACCGCTTCGCGCGCCAAGCGCAGGCGAACATGGCGTTTCTCCCGCGGGCCGAATTGGCGGCGCCGCGCTTGAGCGACCTGCTCGCGCTGGACGAAGCGGCCTTTCGCCAACTGTTCGCGGGTTCGCCGATCAAGCGGATTGGAGTGAAGCGGTTCCTGCGCAATTGCCTGACCGCGGCGGGAAACAGCGGCGATGCGCGACTGCTGGGGCGAGTGGAAGCCCTGCTCGACGATGCTGACCCGGTGGTCGCGGAAGCTGCCGAGTGGGCGCGCGCGCGGCTCCAATCCTTTCAGCCGATGACATCAGCCACAGCATGA